Proteins co-encoded in one Plasmodium reichenowi strain SY57 chromosome 10, whole genome shotgun sequence genomic window:
- a CDS encoding U2 snRNA/tRNA pseudouridine synthase, putative, protein MNASSIKNHGIDYLIRKDVNQLEGIYGKIKTIYEDFHVHEITKKNEILHLNYVIDKNIIKNILEENEKKEDANIIYNITNKQEYLHILSHYLSEYNRKVFSQFLNILYEMYKLKNENETEQKDNDGDDNKEEYHKKYEKCKDDEKKKDILKEQISCNNKNNQSIQTIPYCLLTNLDDLFCDIKIHNNEDIYDNKNIEEKKKIIRKNIHKIIKQYYPFLLTETKNVNNIDQVISHGNILLNHYINDSINHLNTSFISSNNKNINVIQVYPSLDCLKCILSPSIFKKLKGTYKKSRYNKTEELEYIINQHFHNINKKKKLDPSQEISESHLSDSYNNNVKTNEHVLKARVNICTSHNNDDDSINITYGKKRKLNKDGYEKIETLNMNHSMNHSTNHTNENHNMYCNLNKNNDNDINNTFKLQSNICDINPPNNNNFLDNINHIKKKKSELKKKKKYLHFNLYKENIDICEILNKLKMNLSKKNTDISYCGIKDKRAITVQKFCIHKTTKYDIYNLINNNNNNNKWFCNNNVYISNLEYKRKKLSLGNLNGNHFKVIIRGVHNNVKSNFHILSENLRTKGFVNYYGHQRFGTKQIKNYEIGISILKKNYKQSLSYVIQNTELKDEDKQNLITYINELTDHSIYENAIDKKKSQHTNEHIKSENSIEKKKNIYINTDEQQNDHICSSQMNESTNDTKKKKKKIDISKENHNISAPQEIINIINSISNHSYVEKTILNSIKNSNNLKNAFMNLPKDIFSLFIHAIQSIVFNLLVSIRMKKFGFQIALGDLVEIYEHHSGYSSLDESSDDNTSDNTNNDNMLYESKIIPITENNISLYNIYDVVLPLPGDKNILLPPNLKEEYIKVLETINLTLEDFKSEKHFFNASGCYRKIVVKPYNFKSIFIKNELNDLNKIPIIKSDLYKLKNEDKENNTFIKEELPNKTNQGSSQIITEQQNVEDELIYVSNEQYHEYLIKEIPDYQTTSSIYLTCSLPKSSYITVALMELLKN, encoded by the coding sequence atgaatgCATCTTCTATAAAAAATCACGGAATTGATTATTTAATTCGAAAGGATGTTAATCAATTGGAAGGTATTTATgggaaaataaaaacaatatatgAAGATTTTCATGTTCATGAAATaacaaagaaaaatgaaattcttcatttaaattacgttatagataaaaatataattaaaaatattcttgaagaaaatgagaaaaaagaagatgctaatattatatataatattacaaataaaCAGGAATATTTACATATCCTATCACATTATTTGAGTGAATATAATAGAAAGGTTTTCTCCcaatttttaaatattctttatgaaatgtataaattaaaaaatgaaaatgagACAGAACAAAAAGATAATGATGGAGATGATAATAAGGAGgaatatcataaaaaatatgaaaaatgtaaagatgatgaaaaaaaaaaggatatattaaaagaacaaatatcttgtaataataaaaataatcaaagTATTCAAACAATTCCATATTGTCTTCTCACAAACTTAGatgatttattttgtgatataaaaattcaCAACAATGAAGATATTTATgacaataaaaatatagaagaaaaaaaaaaaattattagaaaaaatattcataaaattataaaacaatattatccatttttattaacagaaacaaaaaatgttaataaCATTGATCAAGTGATATCACAtggaaatatattattaaatcattatataaatgatagtataaatcatttaaatacttcttttatatcatctaataataaaaatataaatgttattCAAGTATATCCTTCATTAGATTGTCTTAAATGTATATTGTCTCCTtcaatttttaaaaaattaaaaggaACTTATAAAAAATCACGTTATAATAAAACGGAAGAATTGGAATATATCATCAATCAACATTTTCATAacataaacaaaaaaaaaaaattagatCCTTCACAAGAAATAAGTGAATCACATCTCAGTGatagttataataataatgtaaaaaCAAATGAACATGTTTTGAAGGCACGGGTAAATATTTGTACGTCtcataataatgatgatgattctattaatattacttatggtaaaaaaagaaaactAAATAAAGATggatatgaaaaaatagaaaCATTAAATATGAATCATTCCATGAATCATTCCACGAATCATACAAATGAAAATCATAATATGTATTGTAAtttaaataagaataacgataatgatattaataatacatttaaaCTCCAAAGTAATATTTGTGATATCAACCCACCAAATAACAATAACTTCCTAGATAATATcaatcatataaaaaaaaaaaaaagtgaactcaaaaaaaaaaaaaaatatctacattttaatttatataaagaaaacaTAGATATATGTGAAATTCTAAACAAACTTAAAATGAATCtttccaaaaaaaatacagaTATATCATATTGTGGAATTAAAGATAAAAGAGCTATTACAGTTCAAAAGTTTTGTATACACAAAACAACcaaatatgatatatataatttaataaataataataataataataataaatggttttgtaataataatgtatatatatctaatttggaatataaaagaaaaaaattatcacTAGGTAATTTAAATGGTAACCATTTTAAAGTTATTATCAGAGGTGTAcataataatgtaaaatCAAATTTCCATATTTTATCTGAAAATCTAAGAACAAAAGGTTTTGTTAATTATTATGGTCATCAAAGATTTGGaacaaaacaaataaaaaattatgaaattggtatatctatattaaaaaaaaattataaacaaTCCCTTTCTTATGTTATTCAAAATACAGAGTTGAAAGATGAAGATAAACAAAATTTAATCacttatataaatgaactAACAGATCACTCCATTTATGAAAATGCgatagataaaaaaaaaagccAACATACTAATGAACATATTAAAAGTGAAAATTcaattgaaaaaaaaaaaaatatatatataaatacgGATGAGCAACAAAATGATCATATATGTTCCTCCCAAATGAATGAATCTACAAAtgatacaaaaaaaaaaaaaaaaaaaattgatatATCAAAAGAGaatcataatatttctGCACCAcaagaaattataaatattattaattctATTTCTAACCATTCTTATGTAGAAAAAACTATATTAAATTCAATAAAAAATAGTAACAATTTAAAAAACGCATTTATGAATTTACCTAAAGATATATTCTCACTTTTCATTCATGCAATACAAAGTATtgtatttaatttattgGTTAGTATaagaatgaaaaaatttGGATTTCAAATAGCCTTAGGAGATTTAGtagaaatatatgaacaCCATTCAGGATATTCAAGTCTAGATGAATCAAGTGATGATAATACCAGCGACAATacaaataatgataatatgcTCTATGAAAGTAAAATTATTCCAATTacagaaaataatatttctttatataacatttatGATGTCGTCTTGCCTTTACCAGgggataaaaatattttacttCCTCCTAACTTGaaagaagaatatataaaagtgTTAGAAACAATTAATTTAACTTTAGAAGATTTTAAATCTGAAAAACATTTCTTCAATGCGTCAGGATGCTATCGAAAAATTGTAGTAAAACCATATAATTTCAAatccatttttataaaaaatgaattaaatgatttaaataaaataccAATAATTAAAAGTGATCTATATAAACTTAAAAATGAAGACaaggaaaataatacattcataaaagaagaattaCCAAATAAGACAAACCAAGGTTCTTCACAAATTATAACAGAACAACAAAATGTAGAGGACGAATTAATTTATGTATCTAACGAACAATATCatgaatatttaattaaagAAATACCTGATTATCAAACCACGTcttcaatatatttaacCTGCTCCCTACCAAAATCGTCTTATATAACTGTAGCACTCATGGagttattaaaaaattaa
- a CDS encoding methionine--tRNA ligase, putative — protein sequence MMKPLNMILYPHKFFLNTVKCMLAAHIYNFNVELSEDFLYTRTFDIEKSLIINKKPLLIYENNYVSSTKAICFLFHRLRNKSKKPFDENLSYYLGWLEWSDLLEKHIEVLNKKNIIESLDELELYLKENKNKNKYFINNDDEKDENKLSLADIFVYTSLKHSCIEICKESWVHINEYIEKINNLQEIQNVIKKVEEIYKYKNIYSVFISKIHDKNVNEYLKNETFYITTAINYVNGDPHIGHAYEIVLADAIARYHKIIGRDTFFTTGADEHGLKIANHAAKNNMTPKELCDKNVLKFQNLNKLLYVEDDYYVRTTRDSHKKVAQEVWDKCEKNGDIYLGEYEGWYNVREETYVPENEAKLMNYIDPLNNIKLEKMKEPSYFFKMSKYQDKLIEYIESNPDYIQPEQKRNEILQRLKEPLADLSCSRTKFTWGIQVPNDPKHVMYVWMDALINYYSSCFIDEGKKKYWPANVHIIGKDITWFHTVIFPTILLSANIPLSKSVFSHGFVLAADGKKMSKSLGNVIDPLEIIDKYGADAFRYHVIKETKRGCDTRFDVDNLVDMCNSDLADTIGNLVQRTLSLCQLSNESKIPAFFPEYEIHLPIDILHFINRVEYHMKTFCVQKCCEKSVQVCKDLNKFLTDMAPWKYKDDLKNKKLHIIRIMLEAIYFIAHYLDIFIPSLSHKIFEKLNTPKKVIADLSPWLNNLTEGVIINNDNILFKKYEVEAAKIKMQKVIIRVCKIVNIINTESSQNTTICEIEVDNDKITAVLYLPHNNNNNNNNNNNKLVNLLTLAILNIKPLTINNITVNAIIPHVHKEIFTFPIEERIPTGTLIQAKNYKTLVKQRDNLTKKEVVSLDLSIINNKCFFEKNIPLVFASHEDKQVYHSTQDNGSLTFF from the coding sequence atgatGAAGCCTTTAAATATGATTTTATATCCTCACAAGTTTTTTTTGAATACAGTAAAATGTATGCTTGCTGCtcatatatacaattttaATGTAGAACTTAGTGAagattttttatatactaGAACATTTGATATTGAGAAAAGTTTGATAATTAATAAGAAGccattattaatatatgagAATAACTATGTAAGTTCAACTAAGGctatatgttttttatttcatcgTTTACGAAATAAAAGTAAGAAACCATTTGATGAGAACCTTAGTTATTATTTAGGTTGGTTAGAATGGAGTGACCTTTTAGAGAAGCATATAGAGGTGTTAAATAAGAAGAATATTATAGAAAGTTTAGATGAATTAGAATTGTATttaaaggaaaataaaaataagaataaatattttattaacaatgatgatgaaaagGATGAGAACAAATTAAGCTTAGCtgatatatttgtatatacaTCATTAAAACATTCATGTATTGAAATATGTAAAGAAAGTTGGGttcatataaatgaatatattgaaaagattaataatttacaaGAAATACAAAATGTTATAAAGAAGGTTGAAgagatatataaatataaaaatatatatagtgTATTTATATCTAAAATCCATGATAAGAATGttaatgaatatttaaagaatgaaacgttttatataacaacAGCTATTAATTATGTGAATGGAGATCCACATATAGGACATGCATATGAAATTGTATTAGCAGATGCAATTGCAAGATATCATAAAATTATCGGAAGAGATACATTTTTTACGACAGGGGCAGATGAACATGGACTAAAAATTGCTAACCATGCGGCCAAAAACAACATGACACCTAAGGAATTATGTGATAAGAATGTATTAAAATTTCAGAATTTGAATAAATTGCTATATGTAGAGGATGATTATTACGTTAGGACCACCAGAGATTCACATAAAAAGGTTGCTCAAGAGGTGTGGGATAAATGTGAAAAAAATggtgatatatatttaggTGAATATGAAGGATGGTATAATGTTAGAGAAGAAACGTATGTACCAGAAAATGAAGCAAAATTAATGAATTATATTGATcctttaaataatataaaattagaaaaaatgaaagaaccatcttatttttttaaaatgtcAAAATATCAGGATAAATTAATAGAATATATAGAATCTAATCCTGATTATATTCAACCtgaacaaaaaagaaatgaaatCTTACAAAGGCTTAAGGAACCGTTAGCTGATTTATCATGTAGTCGTACAAAATTTACATGGGGTATCCAAGTACCTAATGATCCAAAACATGTAATGTATGTGTGGATGGATgcattaataaattattattcaaGTTGTTTTATTGATGAgggaaagaaaaaatattggCCAGCAaatgtacatattataGGTAAGGATATAACATGGTTTCATACAGTTATATTTCCAaccatattattatcagCTAATATACCATTATCAAAAAGTGTTTTTTCTCATGGATTTGTACTAGCTGCAGATGGGAAAAAAATGTCCAAATCTTTAGGAAATGTAATAGATCCATTAGAAATTATTGATAAATATGGAGCGGATGCATTTAGATATCATGTTATTAAAGAAACTAAAAGAGGATGTGACACAAGATTTGATGTTGATAATTTAGTAGATATGTGTAATTCTGATTTAGCTGATACAATAGGAAATTTAGTTCAAAGAACCTTATCTCTGTGTCAATTATCTAATGAATCTAAAATACCTGCATTTTTTCCAGAGTACGAAATACATTTACCTATTGACATTTTACATTTCATTAATAGAGTAGAATATCATATGAAGACTTTTTGTGTTCAAAAATGTTGTGAGAAAAGTGTTCAGGTTTGTAAagatttaaataaattctTAACAGATATGGCACCATGGAAATATAAAGATgatttgaaaaataaaaagttaCATATTATTAGGATAATGTTAGAAgctatatattttattgcGCATTATTTGGATATTTTTATACCATCTTTATCTCATAaaatttttgaaaaattaaatacaCCCAAAAAAGTCATTGCAGATTTGTCCCCTTGGCTTAACAATTTAACTGAAGgagtaataataaataatgataatatattatttaaaaaatatgaagtAGAAGCAGCCAAAATTAAGATGCAAAAGGTTATTATAAGGGTGTGTAAAAttgttaatataattaacaCTGAGTCCTCACAAAATACAACCATTTGTGAAATAGAGGtagataatgataaaataacaGCTGTTCTATATCTAccacataataataataataataataataataataataacaaacTTGTTAATTTATTGACTCTTGCAATATTGAATATAAAACCCCTtactattaataatataaccGTTAATGCAATCATTCCACATGTAcataaagaaatatttacatttcCAATAGAAGAAAGAATTCCAACAGGAACTTTAATTCAAgcaaaaaattataaaacaCTTGTTAAGCAAAGAGATAATTTAACCAAAAAAGAGGTAGTCTCATTGGATCTAtctattataaataataagtGTTTTTTTGAGAAGAATATTCCTTTAGTTTTTGCTTCTCATGAAGATAAGCAAGTTTATCACTCAACCCAAGACAATGGTTCCCTCacctttttttaa